A single Ziziphus jujuba cultivar Dongzao chromosome 11, ASM3175591v1 DNA region contains:
- the LOC107431725 gene encoding ABC transporter A family member 1 isoform X2, with protein sequence MGIARRQLKAMLRKNWLLKIRHPFITSAEILLPTVVMVLLIVVRTRVDTQIHPAQPYIREEMFVEVGKGMSPNFEQVVESLWIKGENLAFAPDTEETRAMINLMSIKFPLLKHVSRVYKDEEELEAYIRSDIYGTCKHHIRNCSNPKIKGAVVFHSQGPQLFDYSIRLNHSWAFSGFPDVKSIMDTNGPYLNDLELGVNTVPTMQYSFSGFLTLQQVLDSFIIFASQQSDTGNIELSPLHSSGAASSLKEPWTRFTPSKIRIAPFPTREYTDDEFQSIIKKVMGVLYLLGFLYPISRLISYSVFEKEQKIKEGLYMMGLKDEIFYLSWFITYALQFAISSLIITLCAMDNLFKYSDKSVVFTYFFLFGLSAITLSFFISTFFTRAKTAVAVGTLSFLGAFFPYYSVNDEAVSMILKVVASLLSPTAFALGSINFADYERAHVGLRWTNIWRESSGVNFLVCLLMMFVDTLLYCAVGLYLDKVLPRENGVHYPWNFIFSKSFWKKKTINTDQTATLDVNINDEVSIQKMGFPGKDNIKPSVETISLDMKQQELDSRCIQIRNLHKVYATKKGKCCAVNSLQLTLYENQILALLGHNGAGKSTTISMLVGLLPPTSGDALVFGKNITAEMDEIRKGLGVCPQSDILFPELTVREHLEIFATLKGVDEDVMERVVTDMVDQVGLADKSNTIVRALSGGMKRKLSLGIALIGNSKVIILDEPTSGMDPYSMRLTWQLIKKIKKGRIILLTTHSMDEAEELGDRIAIMANGSLKCCGSSLYLKHQYGVGYTLTLVKRAPNASLAADIVYRHIPSAMCVSEVGTEISFKLPLASSSSFESMFREIESCMRRSVPNSILDDEKDSIGIESYGISVTTLEEVFLRVAGCDYDASECFEQKESVHLPGSVISQASLDPAATPKKHLHSDKHFGSYKKILGVISTIVGRACGLIFATILSFINFLTVQCCSCCIISRSTFWQHCKALFIKKAICARRDRKTIVFQLLIPAVFLLLGLILLKLKPHPDQQSVTFTTSNFNPLLSGGGGGGPIPFNLSLPIAKEVADYIKGGWIQSVKPIVYKFPDSERALADAIEAAGPNLGPVLLSMSEYLMSSFNESYQSRYGAIVMDDQNDDGSLGYTVLHNSSCQHAAPTFINLMNSAILRLAAYNKNMTIQTRNHPLPMTVSQHLQRHDLDAFSVAIIVSISFSFIPASFAVSIVKEREVKAKHQQLISGVSVLSYWVSTYVWDFISFLFPFSIAIILFNIFGLEQFIGSGCFFPTIIMFMEYGLAVASSTYCLSFFFCDHTMAQNVVLLVNFFSGLVLMAISFIMGLLKSTASANSFLKNFFRLSPGFCFADGLASLALLRQGMKDKSSDAFDWNVTGASICYLGSESISFFLLTLVLEFWPSYKVTLFSVKEWWKSFRHDNSSFSEPLLKSSSQADTLDVDEDRDVKTERNRVLSGSIDNAIIYLRNLRKVYPGGKRQGSKVAVDSLTFSVQEGECFGFLGTNGAGKTTTLSMLSGEESPTDGTAFIFGKSIISNPKAARKHVVMEKLLEFDLLKHANKPSFCLSGGNKRKLSVAIAMIGDPPIVILDEPSTGMDPIAKRFMWEVISRISTRRGKTAVILTTHSMNEAQALCTRIGIMVGGRLRCIGSPQHLKTRFGNHLELEIKPIEVSYADMENLCRVIQERLFDIPSHPRSLLGDLEVCIGGNDSIRSEASVAEISLSREMIIIIGRWLGNEERVKTLVSSKPISDGVFSEQLSEQLIRDGGIPLPIFSEWWLLKEKFSAIESFVFSSFPDAIFQVCNGLSIKYQLPYGEGLSLADVFGHLEGNRNQIGIAEYSISQSTLETIFNHFAANP encoded by the exons ATGGGAATTGCACGGAGACAGTTGAAGGCTATGCTTCGGAAGAACTGGCTTCTCAAAATCCGTCACCCTTTCATTACATCCGCTGAG ATTTTGCTCCCTACCGTAGTAATGGTGTTGTTGATAGTGGTAAGGACTCGAGTTGATACACAGATTCATCCAGCACAGCC GTATATCCGGGAAGAAATGTTTGTGGAAGTGGGCAAAGGAATGTCCCCTAATTTTGAACAAGTCGTCGAATCACTATGGATCAAGGGAGAGAACCTGGCTTTCGCACCAGATACAGAAGAGACAAGGGCGATGATTAACTTGATGTCAATAAAATTTCCGCTTCTGAAG CATGTAAGTAGAGTttacaaagatgaagaagagCTGGAAGCCTACATACGCTCAGATATTTATGGTACCTGCAAACACCATATCAG GAATTGTTCAAATCCTAAAATCAAAGGAGCAGTGGTATTTCATTCTCAGGGTCCACAGTTGTTTGACTATAGCATACGTCTCAATCACTCATGGGCTTTCTCTGGATTTCCTGATGTTAAATCCATTATGGATACTAATGGTCCTTATCTTAACGACTTGGAACTGGGTGTAAATACTGTACCAACAATGCAATACAGCTTCAGCGGGTTTTtaact CTCCAGCAAGTACTGGATTCTTTCATAATATTTGCTTCACAACAATCTGACACTGGAAATATAGAACTTTCTCCATTGCACTCCTCTGGTGCAGCTTCCTCCCTCAAAGAGCCATGGACTCGGTTCACCCCATCTAAGATAAGAATAGCCCCGTTCCCCACTCGTGAGTACACTGATGATGAGTTCCAGTCCATCATCAAGAAGGTTATGGGTGTATT GTATCTTTTGGGATTTCTCTACCCCATCTCTCGCTTGATCAGCTATTCTGTGTTCGAGAAG GAACAGAAGATAAAAGAAGGTCTCTACATGATGGGGTTGAAAGATGAGATATTTTATCTCTCTTGGTTTATCACATATGCTCTGCAA TTTGCAATTTCTTCTTTGATCATTACGCTTTGCGCCATGGATAACCTTTTCAAGTATAGTGATAAATCAGTGGTGTTCACGTACTTCTTTTTGTTTGGATTAAGCGCCATCACACTGTCATTTTTTATCTCTACTTTCTTCACTCGAGCCAAAACAGCTGTTGCAGTTGGAACGCTTTCTTTTCTGGGTGCCTTTTTCCCTTATTATTCGGTCAATGATGAAGCTGTTTCAAT GATATTAAAGGTTGTAGCTTCTCTGCTTTCACCTACGGCCTTTGCTCTAGGGTCAATCAACTTTGCTGACTATGAGCGTGCTCATGTTGGTCTTCGCTGGACGAACATATGGCGG GAATCTTCCGGGGTCAATTTCTTGGTCTGTCTTCTTATGATGTTTGTTGACACATTGCTGTACTGTGCAGTTGGTCTTTACTTGGATAAg GTACTTCCGAGGGAGAATGGAGTTCATTATCCATGGAACTTCATTTTTAGCAAGtctttttggaaaaagaaaactatCAACACAGATCAAACTGCAACTCTTGATGTTAATATTAATGATGAAGTTTCCATCCAAAAAATGGGTTTTCCTGGGAAAGATAATATTAAACCATCTGTGGAAACAATAAGTTTGGACATGAAGCAACAAGAGCTTGATAGCAG atGCATCCAAATAAGGAATCTGCATAAGGTCTACGCCACTAAAAAGGGAAAGTGCTGTGCTGTTAACTCATTACAACTTACCTTGTATGAAAATCAGATTCTTGCTCTTCTAG GACATAATGGGGCTGGTAAAAGTACAACAATATCAATGCTTGTTGGCCTTCTTCCTCCTACTTCAGGGGATGCTTTGGTGTTTGGGAAGAATATTACAGCAGAAATG GATGAGATAAGGAAGGGATTGGGTGTGTGCCCTCAAAGTGATATCCTATTTCCAGAGTTGACT GTGAGAGAGCATTTGGAAATTTTTGCTACATTGAAAGGTGTTGACGAAGACGTTATGGAGAGAGTTGTTACAGATATGGTCGATCAA GTGGGGTTAGCTGATAAAAGTAACACTATTGTGAGGGCTCTTTCAGGAGGCATGAAGAGGAAATTGTCTCTTGGCATCGCGTTGATAGGAAATAGCAAg GTTATAATTCTTGATGAACCAACTAGTGGAATGGATCCATATTCAATGCGATTAACATGGcagttaataaagaaaataaaaaagggtagGATTATATTGCTGACAACACACTCAATGGATGAAGCTGAGGAGCTTGGAGATCGGATAGCTATTATGGCCAATGGTTCTCTGAAATGCTGTGGAAG TTCCCTTTACTTGAAGCATCAGTATGGGGTTGGTTATACTTTAACTTTAGTGAAG CGTGCACCCAATGCCTCACTGGCTGCTGATATTGTTTACCGCCACATACCATCTGCAATGTGTGTCAGTGAG GTTGGAACTGAGATTTCCTTCAAGCTTCCTTTAGCATCTTCATCGTCCTTTGAAAGTATGTTTAGGGAAATTGAAAGTTGCATGAGAAGATCAGTTCCTAATTCAATATTGGATGATGAAAAAGACTCTATTGGCATTGAAAGTTATGGTATATCTGTCACAACTCTAGAGGAGGTATTCTTGAGAGTTGCAGGATGTGACTATGATGCCTCAGAATGTTTTGAGCAAAAAGAAAGCGTCCATTTGCCTGGTTCTGTGATTTCCCAGGCTTCACTTGATCCTGCTGCCACTCCCAAAAAACATTTGCACTCAGATAAACATTTTGGAAGTTATAAAAAGATTCTTGGGGTAATATCAACCATAGTGGGGAGAGCTTGTGGTTTGATATTTGCTACAATTTTAAGTTTCATAAACTTCTTAACTGTGCAATGCTGTAGCTGCTGTATTATTTCAAGGTCAACATTTTGGCAACATTGTAAGGCTCTATTTATAAAGAAAGCGATATGTGCTCGGAGGGATCGGAAAACAATTGTCTTCCAGCTTCTTATTCCTGCTGTTTTTTTGCTTCTTGGTCTTATTTTGCTCAAGCTCAAGCCACATCCTGATCAGCAGTCTGTGACCTTTACAACCTCAAATTTTAATCCTCTGttaagtggtggtggtggcggtggtCCAATTCCTTTTAACTTATCCTTGCCAATTGCAAAGGAG GTTGCAGATTATATTAAAGGGGGTTGGATTCAAAGCGTAAAACCAATTGTTTATAAATTCCCTGATTCAGAAAGAGCACTGGCAGATGCAATTGAAGCTGCAGGACCAAATTTGGGACCAGTTTTACTTTCAATGAGTGAATATTTAATGTCTAGCTTTAATGAATCATACCAGTCAAG GTATGGAGCAATTGTGATGGACGATCAGAATGATGATGGAAGTTTAGGCTACACCGTACTACACAACAGTTCTTGTCAGCATGCTGCCCCAACTTTTATCAATTTAATGAATTCTGCAATCCTTAGACTTGCTGCTTATAACAAAAATATGACAATTCAAACACGTAATCATCCCCTACCAATGACAGTAAGCCAGCACTTGCAACGTCAT GATTTGGATGCCTTCTCTGTTGCAATTATTGTCAGTatctcattctccttcatcccTGCCTCATTTGCTGTTTCCATTGTGAAG GAGCGTGAAGTAAAAGCTAAACATCAACAACTGATTAGCGGG GTTTCTGTACTTTCATATTGGGTTTCTACATATGTATGGGACTTCATCAGCttcttatttcctttttctattGCAATAATCCTTTTTAACATCTTTG GTCTGGAGCAGTTTATTGGAAGTGGTTGTTTCTTTCCTACTATCATTATGTTTATGGAGTATGGATTAGCTGTTGCATCTTCGACATAttgcctttcttttttcttttgtgaccACACTATGGCACAG AATGTGGTTCTCTTGGTCAACTTTTTCTCGGGGCTCGTCCTTATGGCTATCTCATTCATTATGGGGCTTCTTAAGTCAACAGCCAGTGCAAATTCTTTTCTTAAG AATTTCTTCAGATTATCTCCAGGGTTTTGCTTTGCTGATGGACTTGCATCACTGGCCCTTCTACGTCAAGGGATGAAAGATAAATCAAGCGATGCTTTTGATTGGAATGTTACTGGTGCCTCGATTTGTTATCTTGGTTCAGAG AGCATCAGTTTCTTCCTATTGACACTCGTGCTTGAATTCTGGCCTTCTTATAAAGTGACTCTATTCTCAGTCAAGGAGTGGTGGAAGAGTTTCCGGCATGACAATTCTAGTTTTTCAGAACCTCTTCTAAAATCATCCTCACAGGCTGATACTCTTGATGTCGATGAAGACAGAGAtgtaaaaacagaaagaaatagGGTACTTTCAGGTTCTATTGATAATGCAATTATCTACTTGCGTAACCTTCGGAAG GTGTATCCGGGAGGAAAGCGTCAAGGTTCAAAAGTGGCAGTAGATTCTTTGACCTTCTCAGTTCAAGAAGGGGAATGTTTTGGTTTCTTGGGAACAAACGGAGCTGGGAAGACAACTACTCTGTCAATGTTATCTG GTGAGGAATCTCCAACTGATGGAACTgcttttatatttggaaaaagtATAATCTCCAATCCCAAGGCAGCTCGTAAGCAT GTTGTCATGGAAAAGTTATTGGAGTTTGACTTGTTGAAGCATGCTAACAAACCATCATTCTGCCTAAGTGGGGGAAACAAGCGCAAATTATCTGTCGCAATTGCAATGATTGGAGATCCTCCTATAGTCATTCTTGATGAGCCATCAACTG gtATGGATCCTATTGCCAAACGTTTCATGTGGGAAGTGATATCTCGTATTTCAACCAGACGAGGAAAGACAGCTGTAATTCTTACTACCCATAGCATGAATGAAGCTCAAGCTCTGTGTACTAGGATCGGTATAATG GTTGGAGGTCGATTGAGGTGCATTGGAAGTCCACAGCATCTGAAAACAAGATTTGGAAATCATCTAGAGCTAGag ATCAAACCTATTGAAGTCAGCTATGCAGACATGGAAAATCTTTGTCGAGTAATTCAAGAAAGGCTTTTTGATATCCCTTCTCATCCTAGGAGCTTACTGGGTGACCTTGAAGTTTGCATTGGTGGAAATGACTCTATAAGGTCTGAAGCATCTGTTGCAGAAATTAGTTTGTCACGTgaaatgataattataattggACGGTGGCTTGGAAATGAAGAAAGAGTGAAGACACTTGTATCATCGAAACCTATTTCTGATGGGGTTTTCAGTGAACAATTATCTGAGCAACTAATTCGAGACG GTGGTATACCATTGCCAATATTTTCTGAATGGTGGTTATTGAAAGAAAAGTTCTCAGCGATTGAATCATTTGTCTTCTCGTCATTTCCGGATGCAATATTTCAAGTGTGCAATGGATTGAGTATCAAATATCAG TTGCCATATGGGGAAGGCTTGTCATTAGCGGATGTCTTTGGACACTTGGAAGGGAACAG AAATCAAATTGGCATTGCAGAATACAGTATCAGTCAGTCCACGCTAGAAAccatatttaatcattttgcCGCAAACCCATGA
- the LOC107431725 gene encoding ABC transporter A family member 1 isoform X1 encodes MGIARRQLKAMLRKNWLLKIRHPFITSAEILLPTVVMVLLIVVRTRVDTQIHPAQPYIREEMFVEVGKGMSPNFEQVVESLWIKGENLAFAPDTEETRAMINLMSIKFPLLKHVSRVYKDEEELEAYIRSDIYGTCKHHIRNCSNPKIKGAVVFHSQGPQLFDYSIRLNHSWAFSGFPDVKSIMDTNGPYLNDLELGVNTVPTMQYSFSGFLTLQQVLDSFIIFASQQSDTGNIELSPLHSSGAASSLKEPWTRFTPSKIRIAPFPTREYTDDEFQSIIKKVMGVLYLLGFLYPISRLISYSVFEKEQKIKEGLYMMGLKDEIFYLSWFITYALQFAISSLIITLCAMDNLFKYSDKSVVFTYFFLFGLSAITLSFFISTFFTRAKTAVAVGTLSFLGAFFPYYSVNDEAVSMILKVVASLLSPTAFALGSINFADYERAHVGLRWTNIWRESSGVNFLVCLLMMFVDTLLYCAVGLYLDKVLPRENGVHYPWNFIFSKSFWKKKTINTDQTATLDVNINDEVSIQKMGFPGKDNIKPSVETISLDMKQQELDSRCIQIRNLHKVYATKKGKCCAVNSLQLTLYENQILALLGHNGAGKSTTISMLVGLLPPTSGDALVFGKNITAEMDEIRKGLGVCPQSDILFPELTVREHLEIFATLKGVDEDVMERVVTDMVDQVGLADKSNTIVRALSGGMKRKLSLGIALIGNSKVIILDEPTSGMDPYSMRLTWQLIKKIKKGRIILLTTHSMDEAEELGDRIAIMANGSLKCCGSSLYLKHQYGVGYTLTLVKRAPNASLAADIVYRHIPSAMCVSEVGTEISFKLPLASSSSFESMFREIESCMRRSVPNSILDDEKDSIGIESYGISVTTLEEVFLRVAGCDYDASECFEQKESVHLPGSVISQASLDPAATPKKHLHSDKHFGSYKKILGVISTIVGRACGLIFATILSFINFLTVQCCSCCIISRSTFWQHCKALFIKKAICARRDRKTIVFQLLIPAVFLLLGLILLKLKPHPDQQSVTFTTSNFNPLLSGGGGGGPIPFNLSLPIAKEVADYIKGGWIQSVKPIVYKFPDSERALADAIEAAGPNLGPVLLSMSEYLMSSFNESYQSRYGAIVMDDQNDDGSLGYTVLHNSSCQHAAPTFINLMNSAILRLAAYNKNMTIQTRNHPLPMTVSQHLQRHDLDAFSVAIIVSISFSFIPASFAVSIVKEREVKAKHQQLISGVSVLSYWVSTYVWDFISFLFPFSIAIILFNIFGLEQFIGSGCFFPTIIMFMEYGLAVASSTYCLSFFFCDHTMAQNVVLLVNFFSGLVLMAISFIMGLLKSTASANSFLKNFFRLSPGFCFADGLASLALLRQGMKDKSSDAFDWNVTGASICYLGSESISFFLLTLVLEFWPSYKVTLFSVKEWWKSFRHDNSSFSEPLLKSSSQADTLDVDEDRDVKTERNRVLSGSIDNAIIYLRNLRKVYPGGKRQGSKVAVDSLTFSVQEGECFGFLGTNGAGKTTTLSMLSGEESPTDGTAFIFGKSIISNPKAARKHIGFCPQFDALLEFLTVQEHLELYARIKGVPDYRMHDVVMEKLLEFDLLKHANKPSFCLSGGNKRKLSVAIAMIGDPPIVILDEPSTGMDPIAKRFMWEVISRISTRRGKTAVILTTHSMNEAQALCTRIGIMVGGRLRCIGSPQHLKTRFGNHLELEIKPIEVSYADMENLCRVIQERLFDIPSHPRSLLGDLEVCIGGNDSIRSEASVAEISLSREMIIIIGRWLGNEERVKTLVSSKPISDGVFSEQLSEQLIRDGGIPLPIFSEWWLLKEKFSAIESFVFSSFPDAIFQVCNGLSIKYQLPYGEGLSLADVFGHLEGNRNQIGIAEYSISQSTLETIFNHFAANP; translated from the exons ATGGGAATTGCACGGAGACAGTTGAAGGCTATGCTTCGGAAGAACTGGCTTCTCAAAATCCGTCACCCTTTCATTACATCCGCTGAG ATTTTGCTCCCTACCGTAGTAATGGTGTTGTTGATAGTGGTAAGGACTCGAGTTGATACACAGATTCATCCAGCACAGCC GTATATCCGGGAAGAAATGTTTGTGGAAGTGGGCAAAGGAATGTCCCCTAATTTTGAACAAGTCGTCGAATCACTATGGATCAAGGGAGAGAACCTGGCTTTCGCACCAGATACAGAAGAGACAAGGGCGATGATTAACTTGATGTCAATAAAATTTCCGCTTCTGAAG CATGTAAGTAGAGTttacaaagatgaagaagagCTGGAAGCCTACATACGCTCAGATATTTATGGTACCTGCAAACACCATATCAG GAATTGTTCAAATCCTAAAATCAAAGGAGCAGTGGTATTTCATTCTCAGGGTCCACAGTTGTTTGACTATAGCATACGTCTCAATCACTCATGGGCTTTCTCTGGATTTCCTGATGTTAAATCCATTATGGATACTAATGGTCCTTATCTTAACGACTTGGAACTGGGTGTAAATACTGTACCAACAATGCAATACAGCTTCAGCGGGTTTTtaact CTCCAGCAAGTACTGGATTCTTTCATAATATTTGCTTCACAACAATCTGACACTGGAAATATAGAACTTTCTCCATTGCACTCCTCTGGTGCAGCTTCCTCCCTCAAAGAGCCATGGACTCGGTTCACCCCATCTAAGATAAGAATAGCCCCGTTCCCCACTCGTGAGTACACTGATGATGAGTTCCAGTCCATCATCAAGAAGGTTATGGGTGTATT GTATCTTTTGGGATTTCTCTACCCCATCTCTCGCTTGATCAGCTATTCTGTGTTCGAGAAG GAACAGAAGATAAAAGAAGGTCTCTACATGATGGGGTTGAAAGATGAGATATTTTATCTCTCTTGGTTTATCACATATGCTCTGCAA TTTGCAATTTCTTCTTTGATCATTACGCTTTGCGCCATGGATAACCTTTTCAAGTATAGTGATAAATCAGTGGTGTTCACGTACTTCTTTTTGTTTGGATTAAGCGCCATCACACTGTCATTTTTTATCTCTACTTTCTTCACTCGAGCCAAAACAGCTGTTGCAGTTGGAACGCTTTCTTTTCTGGGTGCCTTTTTCCCTTATTATTCGGTCAATGATGAAGCTGTTTCAAT GATATTAAAGGTTGTAGCTTCTCTGCTTTCACCTACGGCCTTTGCTCTAGGGTCAATCAACTTTGCTGACTATGAGCGTGCTCATGTTGGTCTTCGCTGGACGAACATATGGCGG GAATCTTCCGGGGTCAATTTCTTGGTCTGTCTTCTTATGATGTTTGTTGACACATTGCTGTACTGTGCAGTTGGTCTTTACTTGGATAAg GTACTTCCGAGGGAGAATGGAGTTCATTATCCATGGAACTTCATTTTTAGCAAGtctttttggaaaaagaaaactatCAACACAGATCAAACTGCAACTCTTGATGTTAATATTAATGATGAAGTTTCCATCCAAAAAATGGGTTTTCCTGGGAAAGATAATATTAAACCATCTGTGGAAACAATAAGTTTGGACATGAAGCAACAAGAGCTTGATAGCAG atGCATCCAAATAAGGAATCTGCATAAGGTCTACGCCACTAAAAAGGGAAAGTGCTGTGCTGTTAACTCATTACAACTTACCTTGTATGAAAATCAGATTCTTGCTCTTCTAG GACATAATGGGGCTGGTAAAAGTACAACAATATCAATGCTTGTTGGCCTTCTTCCTCCTACTTCAGGGGATGCTTTGGTGTTTGGGAAGAATATTACAGCAGAAATG GATGAGATAAGGAAGGGATTGGGTGTGTGCCCTCAAAGTGATATCCTATTTCCAGAGTTGACT GTGAGAGAGCATTTGGAAATTTTTGCTACATTGAAAGGTGTTGACGAAGACGTTATGGAGAGAGTTGTTACAGATATGGTCGATCAA GTGGGGTTAGCTGATAAAAGTAACACTATTGTGAGGGCTCTTTCAGGAGGCATGAAGAGGAAATTGTCTCTTGGCATCGCGTTGATAGGAAATAGCAAg GTTATAATTCTTGATGAACCAACTAGTGGAATGGATCCATATTCAATGCGATTAACATGGcagttaataaagaaaataaaaaagggtagGATTATATTGCTGACAACACACTCAATGGATGAAGCTGAGGAGCTTGGAGATCGGATAGCTATTATGGCCAATGGTTCTCTGAAATGCTGTGGAAG TTCCCTTTACTTGAAGCATCAGTATGGGGTTGGTTATACTTTAACTTTAGTGAAG CGTGCACCCAATGCCTCACTGGCTGCTGATATTGTTTACCGCCACATACCATCTGCAATGTGTGTCAGTGAG GTTGGAACTGAGATTTCCTTCAAGCTTCCTTTAGCATCTTCATCGTCCTTTGAAAGTATGTTTAGGGAAATTGAAAGTTGCATGAGAAGATCAGTTCCTAATTCAATATTGGATGATGAAAAAGACTCTATTGGCATTGAAAGTTATGGTATATCTGTCACAACTCTAGAGGAGGTATTCTTGAGAGTTGCAGGATGTGACTATGATGCCTCAGAATGTTTTGAGCAAAAAGAAAGCGTCCATTTGCCTGGTTCTGTGATTTCCCAGGCTTCACTTGATCCTGCTGCCACTCCCAAAAAACATTTGCACTCAGATAAACATTTTGGAAGTTATAAAAAGATTCTTGGGGTAATATCAACCATAGTGGGGAGAGCTTGTGGTTTGATATTTGCTACAATTTTAAGTTTCATAAACTTCTTAACTGTGCAATGCTGTAGCTGCTGTATTATTTCAAGGTCAACATTTTGGCAACATTGTAAGGCTCTATTTATAAAGAAAGCGATATGTGCTCGGAGGGATCGGAAAACAATTGTCTTCCAGCTTCTTATTCCTGCTGTTTTTTTGCTTCTTGGTCTTATTTTGCTCAAGCTCAAGCCACATCCTGATCAGCAGTCTGTGACCTTTACAACCTCAAATTTTAATCCTCTGttaagtggtggtggtggcggtggtCCAATTCCTTTTAACTTATCCTTGCCAATTGCAAAGGAG GTTGCAGATTATATTAAAGGGGGTTGGATTCAAAGCGTAAAACCAATTGTTTATAAATTCCCTGATTCAGAAAGAGCACTGGCAGATGCAATTGAAGCTGCAGGACCAAATTTGGGACCAGTTTTACTTTCAATGAGTGAATATTTAATGTCTAGCTTTAATGAATCATACCAGTCAAG GTATGGAGCAATTGTGATGGACGATCAGAATGATGATGGAAGTTTAGGCTACACCGTACTACACAACAGTTCTTGTCAGCATGCTGCCCCAACTTTTATCAATTTAATGAATTCTGCAATCCTTAGACTTGCTGCTTATAACAAAAATATGACAATTCAAACACGTAATCATCCCCTACCAATGACAGTAAGCCAGCACTTGCAACGTCAT GATTTGGATGCCTTCTCTGTTGCAATTATTGTCAGTatctcattctccttcatcccTGCCTCATTTGCTGTTTCCATTGTGAAG GAGCGTGAAGTAAAAGCTAAACATCAACAACTGATTAGCGGG GTTTCTGTACTTTCATATTGGGTTTCTACATATGTATGGGACTTCATCAGCttcttatttcctttttctattGCAATAATCCTTTTTAACATCTTTG GTCTGGAGCAGTTTATTGGAAGTGGTTGTTTCTTTCCTACTATCATTATGTTTATGGAGTATGGATTAGCTGTTGCATCTTCGACATAttgcctttcttttttcttttgtgaccACACTATGGCACAG AATGTGGTTCTCTTGGTCAACTTTTTCTCGGGGCTCGTCCTTATGGCTATCTCATTCATTATGGGGCTTCTTAAGTCAACAGCCAGTGCAAATTCTTTTCTTAAG AATTTCTTCAGATTATCTCCAGGGTTTTGCTTTGCTGATGGACTTGCATCACTGGCCCTTCTACGTCAAGGGATGAAAGATAAATCAAGCGATGCTTTTGATTGGAATGTTACTGGTGCCTCGATTTGTTATCTTGGTTCAGAG AGCATCAGTTTCTTCCTATTGACACTCGTGCTTGAATTCTGGCCTTCTTATAAAGTGACTCTATTCTCAGTCAAGGAGTGGTGGAAGAGTTTCCGGCATGACAATTCTAGTTTTTCAGAACCTCTTCTAAAATCATCCTCACAGGCTGATACTCTTGATGTCGATGAAGACAGAGAtgtaaaaacagaaagaaatagGGTACTTTCAGGTTCTATTGATAATGCAATTATCTACTTGCGTAACCTTCGGAAG GTGTATCCGGGAGGAAAGCGTCAAGGTTCAAAAGTGGCAGTAGATTCTTTGACCTTCTCAGTTCAAGAAGGGGAATGTTTTGGTTTCTTGGGAACAAACGGAGCTGGGAAGACAACTACTCTGTCAATGTTATCTG GTGAGGAATCTCCAACTGATGGAACTgcttttatatttggaaaaagtATAATCTCCAATCCCAAGGCAGCTCGTAAGCAT ATTGGGTTTTGCCCACAGTTTGATGCTCTATTAGAATTTTTAACTGTGCAAGAGCATCTTGAGCTTTATGCAAGAATAAAAGGAGTACCAGATTACCGGATGCATGAT GTTGTCATGGAAAAGTTATTGGAGTTTGACTTGTTGAAGCATGCTAACAAACCATCATTCTGCCTAAGTGGGGGAAACAAGCGCAAATTATCTGTCGCAATTGCAATGATTGGAGATCCTCCTATAGTCATTCTTGATGAGCCATCAACTG gtATGGATCCTATTGCCAAACGTTTCATGTGGGAAGTGATATCTCGTATTTCAACCAGACGAGGAAAGACAGCTGTAATTCTTACTACCCATAGCATGAATGAAGCTCAAGCTCTGTGTACTAGGATCGGTATAATG GTTGGAGGTCGATTGAGGTGCATTGGAAGTCCACAGCATCTGAAAACAAGATTTGGAAATCATCTAGAGCTAGag ATCAAACCTATTGAAGTCAGCTATGCAGACATGGAAAATCTTTGTCGAGTAATTCAAGAAAGGCTTTTTGATATCCCTTCTCATCCTAGGAGCTTACTGGGTGACCTTGAAGTTTGCATTGGTGGAAATGACTCTATAAGGTCTGAAGCATCTGTTGCAGAAATTAGTTTGTCACGTgaaatgataattataattggACGGTGGCTTGGAAATGAAGAAAGAGTGAAGACACTTGTATCATCGAAACCTATTTCTGATGGGGTTTTCAGTGAACAATTATCTGAGCAACTAATTCGAGACG GTGGTATACCATTGCCAATATTTTCTGAATGGTGGTTATTGAAAGAAAAGTTCTCAGCGATTGAATCATTTGTCTTCTCGTCATTTCCGGATGCAATATTTCAAGTGTGCAATGGATTGAGTATCAAATATCAG TTGCCATATGGGGAAGGCTTGTCATTAGCGGATGTCTTTGGACACTTGGAAGGGAACAG AAATCAAATTGGCATTGCAGAATACAGTATCAGTCAGTCCACGCTAGAAAccatatttaatcattttgcCGCAAACCCATGA